A region from the Lolium perenne isolate Kyuss_39 chromosome 4, Kyuss_2.0, whole genome shotgun sequence genome encodes:
- the LOC127348758 gene encoding uncharacterized protein, translating to MDDAFFNPMADPESSPDGSPVHPSASPAVVQALNTAPPAAPGPSHSAAPPALPATILQTVAIRSHVPIVLDLAAGNYSQWRRFFDTVIGKFGLRAHIDSTAVPRHDDPEWVMIDNCVVHWLYTTVSPELLDVIMQPEDTALTVWTALQELFRDNQLARAVYIDAEYHALVQGDMTVMQYCAKLKSFTDQLRNLGQPVTEVQQVFNLLRGLGRQFHHAIPHITSRVPLPSFLQVRSFLMLEEHRAEQSARQNAAHALLAGRAPAPAPAYGGDGSSSSGGGRNRGRNRNKGKGKAPADPPPAPPASASSPAPRPPTYPAPAPGTNSWTGLVQAWPVHWRAPGAGVLGPRPGTPHQQALMAVAPSQLPYQYGPGIAPPQLPYNYGGLPPYGYTYGSPGAGPSTPAPPNFGTPGASSSTAPASPQPWDMGALQAALHGTTSSPSGGTSDWYLDTGASSHMSSGAGPSNSDGDSAL from the exons ATGGACGACGCCTTCTTCAACCCCATGGCCGACCCGGAGAGCTCGCCGGATGGTTCTCCGGTTCATCCCTCTGCTTCACCTGCTGTGGTGCAGGCGCTCAACACCGCACCGCCCGCCGCACCGGGCCCGTCGCACTCTGCCGCACCACCAGCTCTCCCGGCCACCATTCTGCAGACGGTGGCCATCCGCAGCCACGTTCCCATCGTCCTCGACCTTGCTGCGGGCAACTACAGCCAGTGGCGTCGCTTCTTCGACACCGTCATCGGCAAGTTCGGTCTACGCGCccacatcgactccaccgccgtcCCGCGCCACGACGACCCGGAGTGGGTCATGATCGACAACTGCGTGGTGCACTGGCTGTACACGACGGTCTCCCCCGAGCTCCTCGACGTCATCATGCAGCCCGAGGACACGGCCCTGACCGTGTGGACCGCGCTCCAGGAGCTCTTCCGCGACAATCAGCTCGCACGCGCGGTCTACATCGACGCCGAGTACCACGCGCTTGTCCAGGGCGACATGACGGTGATGCAATACTGCGCCAAGCTCAAGAGCTTCACCGACCAACTGCGCAACCTGGGGCAGCCTGTCACCGAGGTGCAGCAGGTCTTCAACCTCCTGCGCGGGCTTGGACGCCAGTTCCACCACGCCATCCCGCACATCACGTCGCGTGTTCCTCTTCCTTCGTTCCTGCAGGTTCGCTCCTTCCTCATGCTGGAGGAACATCGTGCCGAACAGTCCGCGCGCCAGAACGCCGCTCACGCACTCCTGGCCGGGCGTGCGCCCGCTCCTGCGCCGGCCTACGGCGGCGACGGCAGCTCCAGCTCTGGCGGTGGGCGCAACCGCGGCCGCAACAGGAACAAAGGAAAGGGCAAGGCTCCTGCCGATCCTCCGCCCGCCCCACCAGCCTCTGCTTCCTCGCCGGCTCCGCGCCCACCAACGTACCCCGCTCCTGCACCCGGCACCAACTCCTGGACTGGGCTCGTCCAAGCGTGGCCCGTGCACTGGCGCGCCCCTGGTGCTGGCGTGCTTGGCCCGCGTCCCGGCACACCTCATCAACAGGCGCTGATGGCCGTGGCCCCGTCGCAGCTGCCGTACCAGTACGGGCCCGGCATCGCTCCGCCACAGCTGCCGTACAACTACGGCGGCCTCCCTCCCTACGGCTACACCTACGGCTCGCCCGGCGCTGGCCCCAGCACCCCTGCACCGCCCAACTTCGGCACGCCCGGCGCAAGTTCCAGCACGGCTCCTGCCTCGCCGCAGCCATGGGACATGGGCGCACTCCAGGCCGCGCTGCATGGCACCACGTCGTCTCCTTCTGGTGGCACGTCGGACTGGTACCTCGACACCGGGGCATCGTCGCACATGTCCTCCGGCGCCG GACCTTCGAACTCGGATGGTGATTCTGCGCTGTAA